CGCCGGCTGTACGGCGCCAATGGTTGCGTGCTGGCCCTGGCCGGCGCTCTGGACTCCGTGGCTGCGTCCCTGGACAGCCGCATCCAGAACGGTGCCCTGGCCCGGCTGGCACCGATCCCGTCGCCACCGCCACCGCCGGCGCTGGCGGTGCAACCGGGTCAGCACCGCATCGCCCTGCCGCGGCTGGAGTCCGCCCGCCTGCTGATGCTCTGGCAGCTCCCCGCCGCCGAGGATCTGCATGCCGTGATGGGAGCGGATCTGCTCACCACGGTGCTGGCGGAAGGCCGCCGCAGCCGCCTGGTGGCGCTGCTGCGGGAAGAGCTGCGGTTGGTGGAGAGCATCGACCTCGACCTCCACGTGATGGAGTGCGGCAGCTTCGCCCTGCTGGAGGCCATCTGCGACGCCTCCGATCTGGAGACGGTGGCGGCCGCGATCGAACAGGCCTGGCACGAGCTCGGCGAACGCCCGCTCGGCGCCCAGGAGTGGGATCGGGCCTGCCATCTGGTGGGCAATGGCTACCGCTTCGGCCTCGAGTCGGCCGGTGGCGTGGCGGGCACGGTGGGCAACAACCTGCTCTGGGGCCGCAGCCATCCCCTGGCCCGGCCGCTGGAGGAGCTGGGCCACTGGTCGCCCGATCGCCTGCAGACCAGCCTGGTGCCGCTGCTGGATCCGGCCCTGGCCTGCCGGCTCGAGGCGGTGCCCGCATGAGTCGCTGGACCTCCAGCCGCCTCGCTGGCGGCCTTCCCCTGGTGAGCCAGCACCGCCCCGGCGTCGGCCTGGTGGCGGCGCGCCTCTGGATCCGTGGCGGCAGCAGCGTGGAAGGGCCCGGGATGCGAGGGGCCATGCAGCTGCTGGCCGGGGTCATGACCCGTGGCTGCGGCGAGCTTGACGCCGAGCAGCTCGCCGATCTGGTGGAAGGACGCGGCGCCGCCCTGCGCAGCGAAGCCCATGAGGACGCCCTGGTGATCAGCCTCAAGTGCGCCAGCAGCGATCTGCTCGAGCTGCTGCCCCTGCTGATCGCCATGGCCCGCGATCCAGCCCTGGAGGACGACCAGGTGACCCTCGAGCGCGACCTGAACCTCCAGAACCTGCAGCGGCAGCAGGAGGATCCCTTTCAGCTCGCCCATGACCACCTGCGTCGCTTGCTCTACGACGACGGCCCCTACGGCCACGATCCTCTGGGGGTTCCCGATGAGCTCTCCCGGCTGGGCCCCGGCGAGATCCGCCCCCAGCTTGCGGACCTCGGGCGCCATGGCGCCGTGCTGGTGCTCTGCGGTGACCTGCCGGATCCCGATGCCGTGCGGCAGTGCCTCAATGCCCAGCTGGCCCTGACGCCCTGGCCGACGGCTGCCCCCCAGCCGGCACCCCAGCCGGCGCCCCTACGTCCCGGCTCCGCCGGCGCGGACCTGGCGCTGGTGCCCCAGGACACCGAACAACTGGTGCTGATGCTGGGGTCGGCCACGGTGCCCCTGGGCAACCCCGATGCCCTCTGCCTGCGGTTGCTGCAGGCCCATGCCGGCGTAGGGATGTCCAGCCGGTTGTTCGTGGTGATGCGGGAGGAGCGGGGACTGGCCTACGACGTGGGGGTGCACATGCCGGGACGCTGCGGCCCCAGCCCCTTCGTGTGGCACATGTCCACCTCCGCCGATCGGGCCGCCGAGGCCCTGGACTGCCTGCTGGACGAGTGGATGGAGCTGGGCCGCTCGCCCCTCAACGAAGACGAGCTCGTCCTGGCCAAGGCCAAATTCCGCGGCCAGGAAGCGATGGGCCGTCAGACCTGCGGCCAGGTGGCCGACCGCCAGGCCCTCGTGCTCGGCCACGGCCTTCCCGCCACCTATGTGCACGATGCCCTCGCCGAGGCGGAAGGGCTCGCGGCCATCAGCCTGCAGGCCGCAGCGCAACGCCAGCTGGAGCAGCCCAGGCTCAGCCTCTGCGGACCGGGCCCCGCCCTGGAGGCTGCGGCCGAGGTGTGGCGACGGCGCCAGCCCCATGGGCCGCCGGACACTCGTTAACGTCGAAGCACGATCCTGGCGTTCCATGCCTGTCACCTATCCCCGCAAGCTCTCCAACAACCTCAGCGCCCGGCAGGTGATGCAGCAGGTGGTGAAAAAGCGGGAATTGCAGATTCTCTTTCTGAACAGTTATCGCTTCAACGAACAGCGCTCCTGCCTCGAACTCACCAGCCTGATCGAGTTGCTCGACGGCGAACCAGCGGAACTGGTGCGTGATCTCTCCCACCACGTGAGTGATGAGGCCCGCCATGCCGTGTGGCTCACCGACCTCCTCTACGAGCTGGGCGAACCGATCGGCAACCCGGCCACGTCTTCCTACATCGACGAGCTCAACCGCCTGCTGGACAGCTCCGCCGCCGGTGCCCGCAAGGATGAGGCCGTGGTGGCGGCCCTGGCCTCGATCAACGCCACCGAAAAGCGCGGCTGCCAGACCTTCTCGGCCCACATCCACGCCCTCAAGACGGCCCCGGCCAGCGAAGAGAACGCCAGGATCCAGGCCACCCTCGAGAAGATCCTGCCCGAGGAGGCCGCCCACGTGCGCTGGGGCAACCGCTGGCTCTGCCGGATCGCCAGCCGCAGTGCCGCCGACCGCGCCCGGGTGGATGAGGCCAAGCACCGCTATTCCCTGATCGAGCACGCGGCCTATGCCGCCGGCATGGACATCACCGCCGGGGCAGAGCTGCGAAGGCTGGCGAGCCTGGTGGACATCGCCAACACCATTCCCGCCTGGCAGCGTCCGGCCTACCTGCTGGAGCGTCTGCCCCAGACGCTGCTGGCACCGGATCTGCAGAAATCCCGCTTCCTGGCGGCGCGCCGGGTGTGGGAGCAGGAACCGGCCCAGTTCTTCGAGACCTTCGTGCCGATGTTCCTCAGCGGCCTCAAGGGGCTGCGGCCCAGCTCCAGCCGGGCCTGAGGCCAGGGTCAAGGCAGATTCCAGATCCGCCAAGGCAGCTCGGCTCAGGCTGTTCAGCTGCTCGGCTCAACCCTGGGCCCCATCCTTCCCTTCGGAATCGGACCCTTCGGATCCGGACGCAGCGCTCACGGCTTCCGCTTCCACCAGAAAGGTGCCGCGCCGGAATCGCACGGCCAGCTGGCCCAGGGCCCGCAGGCCCACCACCGTGCCCACCTCATCGATCCCCACCAGATCGGGCGGCCGCAGCATGGGCATCGGATCGGCTGTCTTGAGATAGCGCGGTGTGCGCTGGAGGCTCACCTGATCACCGACGCGCCAGGCCCTCACCGCCTCCTGCGGTGCCATGCCGGCCTGCTCGGGGCTGGGGGAGCCGTCTTCGCCGCTGGTCGGGCTCGGCTCCGAAGGGCCGGTGGGTGATGGAACGGGTGGCATGGGCAGAGGCAGCAGCCCCATTCAACCCAACGGTGGCGGCCGGGGACGGCGGCGCGGCAAACTGGCCCCTGACCGGCACGGACGCTTTGCGGGCTCTAGCGAACTGGAGTGGAGCGGTTGCCGGCCTGCTGCTGATCCTGGTGGGTGGCCTGATCCAGGCTGCCCTCCCCCTTCCCCAGGCCTCCGGTGGCTGGGCCCTCACGCCCCTGCCGATCACGCTGCAGGTGCCGGCTCTGCTGCTCACCGCCCTGGTCTGCGGCCCCCGCAGCGCCATCCTGGCGGCGGTGGCCTACCTCAGCCTGGGCCTGTTCCAGCTTCCGGTGTTCCATGGTGGCGGAGGAGCGGCCTACCTGCTGGACCCGGGCTTCGGCTACCTGGCGGGCTTTCTTCCCGCCGCCTGGCTCACGGGCAGGCTCGCCCGTCAACGCGGCATGAACGATGTGCTCAACCTCACCCTCGCGAGCGTGACCGGCCTGGTGGTGATTCAGGTGTGTGGGGCCCTCAACCTCCTGCTCGGTGCCCTGGCCGGCCGCTGGCCTGGCGGCGTTCTGCCGCTGCTGATGAGCTATTCCGTGGGGCCATTGCTGCCCCAGCTGCTGCTCTGCTGCGCCGTGGCGACAACGGCCCTGGTGCTGCGGCGTCTGCTGCTGGTGCCCTCGTGAGTGCCGGCCGCAGGCGCAGCTATCTGCTGGCCGCCCTGGTGGTGCTGCTGGATCAGGTCAGCAAGGCCTGGGCCGTGCAGGCCCTGCCACCCGGCGTGCCCCGACCCCTGCTGCCCGGACTCCTCGAGCTGCTGCTCACCTGGAACACCGGTGCGGCCTTCAGCCTCCTGACCGGCCACACCGAGGTGCTGGGGGTGGTGAGCCTGGTTGTGGGCCTCGGGGTTGCGGTGTGGATCGGGCGCCAGCGGGCGCTGAGCCTGGCCCGGAGCCTGGCGCTCGGCTTCCTGCTGGGGGGCGCGGTGGGCAATGGCATCGACCGCTGGCGGCTCGGGGCTGTGGTGGACTTCCTCTCCTTCGTGCCGTTGAGCTTTCCCGTGTTCAACCTCGCCGATGTGGCCATCAACCTGGCCGTGCTCTGCTTCGTGATCGATCTGTTCGGAAACCATGGCCCCCGTCGCGCTTGAGCTGCTGCGTCAGCGCTGGCGACGCTGGCGCCAACCGGGCCAGGCCCAGCTGCTGCTCCATCTGCCGGGCCAGGGCAGCCGGTCCGTGGCGATCCACAGCGGGGCCTACCGCATCGGGCGGGAGGGGGATGTGCAGATTCCGATCAACCATCCCGCCGTGAGCCGTCAGCACGCGTTGCTGGAACGGCGGGCCACGGGTTGGCTGCTCAGCGACCGCGGTTCCACCAATGGGCTCTGGTGGCGTGGCCGCAGGGTGCAGCAGCTGATGCTGCGCGACGGCGACACCGTGCGCTTCGGTCCCAGCCACCAGCCGGGGCTGCCGGAACTGGAGTTCCAGCAGCGGCCACGGCCGCAACTGGAGAGGATCGTGCGCGGCGCGTCCCTGGCCCTGGCCGGCCTCAGCGCCGGCGGCGTGGCTCTGCTGGCCCTCTCGGTGCTGCAGAGCCCCATCCGCGGCAGCCTGGCAACCGTGCGGGGCCCCCTGGCCCTCTACGACCGCCAGGGCAAGCCGATCAACTCGGTGCAGGGCCTGGAGCACCGGGAACTGGCGGGGTTGAACGACTACCCGGCCGTGCTCG
This sequence is a window from Cyanobium sp. PCC 7001. Protein-coding genes within it:
- a CDS encoding pitrilysin family protein, with the protein product MRCALPLAPASIPLPGLADPQLDTLPNGARIARMPLPEAPLVCVDFWCRAGSAFEQPGESGLAHFLEHMVFKGSAHLEPGEFDWRIEAMGGSSNAATGYDDVHYHVLIPPAAAPEALDLLLELVLEPRLEREAFQLERQVVLEELAQSEDQPEDVALQRLLRLGCGDHPYGAAILGERQALLHHTPAAMAGFQRRLYGANGCVLALAGALDSVAASLDSRIQNGALARLAPIPSPPPPPALAVQPGQHRIALPRLESARLLMLWQLPAAEDLHAVMGADLLTTVLAEGRRSRLVALLREELRLVESIDLDLHVMECGSFALLEAICDASDLETVAAAIEQAWHELGERPLGAQEWDRACHLVGNGYRFGLESAGGVAGTVGNNLLWGRSHPLARPLEELGHWSPDRLQTSLVPLLDPALACRLEAVPA
- a CDS encoding NAD(P)H dehydrogenase assembly family protein; this translates as MPPVPSPTGPSEPSPTSGEDGSPSPEQAGMAPQEAVRAWRVGDQVSLQRTPRYLKTADPMPMLRPPDLVGIDEVGTVVGLRALGQLAVRFRRGTFLVEAEAVSAASGSEGSDSEGKDGAQG
- a CDS encoding ferritin-like domain-containing protein; the encoded protein is MPVTYPRKLSNNLSARQVMQQVVKKRELQILFLNSYRFNEQRSCLELTSLIELLDGEPAELVRDLSHHVSDEARHAVWLTDLLYELGEPIGNPATSSYIDELNRLLDSSAAGARKDEAVVAALASINATEKRGCQTFSAHIHALKTAPASEENARIQATLEKILPEEAAHVRWGNRWLCRIASRSAADRARVDEAKHRYSLIEHAAYAAGMDITAGAELRRLASLVDIANTIPAWQRPAYLLERLPQTLLAPDLQKSRFLAARRVWEQEPAQFFETFVPMFLSGLKGLRPSSSRA
- a CDS encoding biotin transporter BioY produces the protein MRALANWSGAVAGLLLILVGGLIQAALPLPQASGGWALTPLPITLQVPALLLTALVCGPRSAILAAVAYLSLGLFQLPVFHGGGGAAYLLDPGFGYLAGFLPAAWLTGRLARQRGMNDVLNLTLASVTGLVVIQVCGALNLLLGALAGRWPGGVLPLLMSYSVGPLLPQLLLCCAVATTALVLRRLLLVPS
- the lspA gene encoding signal peptidase II → MSAGRRRSYLLAALVVLLDQVSKAWAVQALPPGVPRPLLPGLLELLLTWNTGAAFSLLTGHTEVLGVVSLVVGLGVAVWIGRQRALSLARSLALGFLLGGAVGNGIDRWRLGAVVDFLSFVPLSFPVFNLADVAINLAVLCFVIDLFGNHGPRRA
- a CDS encoding pitrilysin family protein yields the protein MSRWTSSRLAGGLPLVSQHRPGVGLVAARLWIRGGSSVEGPGMRGAMQLLAGVMTRGCGELDAEQLADLVEGRGAALRSEAHEDALVISLKCASSDLLELLPLLIAMARDPALEDDQVTLERDLNLQNLQRQQEDPFQLAHDHLRRLLYDDGPYGHDPLGVPDELSRLGPGEIRPQLADLGRHGAVLVLCGDLPDPDAVRQCLNAQLALTPWPTAAPQPAPQPAPLRPGSAGADLALVPQDTEQLVLMLGSATVPLGNPDALCLRLLQAHAGVGMSSRLFVVMREERGLAYDVGVHMPGRCGPSPFVWHMSTSADRAAEALDCLLDEWMELGRSPLNEDELVLAKAKFRGQEAMGRQTCGQVADRQALVLGHGLPATYVHDALAEAEGLAAISLQAAAQRQLEQPRLSLCGPGPALEAAAEVWRRRQPHGPPDTR